In the Aeromicrobium fastidiosum genome, CGTGGACGATCGCGGCGTGGGCTGTCCCGGTCGTGATGTTGATCCTCCTGGCGCTGATGATCAGGCACCTCAACCGCTCGGCACGGTCGTCCGACACGCATCCCGTGACATCCACGACGGCAGCCGTGGTGCTGGCTCTCGTCGCGGCCTGGGCCGCTCCGATGCTCGTCGACAGGGCCGAGGACACGTGGTCGTACGGTGAGCGGGACGCCGTGGTCGGTGCGGCTGCGGACGCCGACGCGGCGGGGGAGGCCTACGCGGTGGTCGATGAACAGACTCAGAGCGACTGGGCATCGGACTCGGGCGCCCGACCCACCGAGGACGAGATGGATCGGCTGGTCGGCGTCGGCAACCGCCGGTTCGACCTATTGTTCGAGGAGCTCGCGGCCGAGCGATGGGACGAGGACGGCGCTCCGAGCATCTCCGACGCCGACCGTGGCACGTGCCACGTCTTCCCGGTCGTCCCCAGCGGTGACCCGGACGACGTGCAGGACGTGACGGCCCTCGCCCGGCTCTGCTACGGCCCCGCGGAGTGGACGTCGGTCATCTCCCTCGACGACGGGTACTGACCACGACGATCCTGATGCACCGACACCGATGGGCTGTCGGGATGCATCAGGATCCGCGGCCGGCCGCGCCGCGTACGATTGACCAGTCATGACGAAGACCTACGAAGTGCGCACCTACGGCTGCCAGATGAACGTCCACGACTCCGAGCGCCTCGGCGGGCTTCTGGAGACGGACGGCTACGTCCGCGCCGACGACGGCGTCACGCCCGACCTCGTCGTCTTCAACACGTGCGCGGTGCGCGAGAACGCCGACAACAAGCTCTACGGCAACCTCGGACACATCGCGTCGGTCAAGGCCAAGAACCCCGGCATGCAGATCGCCGTCGGCGGCTGCCTGGCCCAGAAGGACCGCGACACCATCACCAAGAAGGCCCCGTACGTCGACGTCGTCTTCGGCACCCACAACATCGGCTCGCTGCCGGTGCTGCTCGAGCGCGCGCGCATCGCCGAGGAATCGCAGGTCGAGATCCTCGAGTCGCTCGAGGTCTTCCCGTCGACGCTGCCGACCAAGCGCGACTCGGTGTTCGCGGCGTGGGTCTCGATCAGCGTGGGCTGCAACAACACCTGCACGTTCTGCATCGTCCCGGCCCTGCGCGGCAAGGAGAAGGACCGTCGCCCCGGTGACGTCCTCGCCGAGATCCAGGCGCTGGTCGCTGACGGCGTCGTCGAGGTGACGCTGCTGGGACAGAACGTCAACGCGTACGGCGTCGAGTTCGGCGACCGGCAGGCCTTCGCCAAGCTGCTGCGCGCGTGCGGCGAGATCGAGGGCCTCGAGCGCGTGCGGTTCACGAGCCCGCACCCCAAGGACTTCACCGACGACGTCATCGCCGCGATGGCCGAGACCCACAACGTGATGCCGCAGCTGCACATGCCGCTGCAGTCGGGTTCCGACCGGGTGCTCAAGGCCATGCGTCGCTCGTACCGTCAGGACAAGTTCCTCGGCATCATCGACCGGGTGCGCGAGGCCATGCCCGACGCGGCGATCACGACCGACATCATCGTGGGGTTCCCCGGCGAGACCGAGGACGACTTCGCCCAGACGATGGACGTCGTCCGCAAGGCCCGGTTCACGGGAGCCTTCACGTTCCAGTACTCCAAGCGTCCCGGCACTCCCGCCGCCGACCTGCCCGACCAGCTGCCCAAGGACGTCGTGCAGGAGCGCTACATGCGACTGACCGCGGTGGTCGACGAGGTCGCGACGGCCGAGGCCAAGAAGCAGGAAGGTCAGGTCGTCGAGCTGCTCGTGGCCGACCACGAGGGCAAGAAGGACGGTGCGATGCGTCGTCTGACCGGACGCGCCCGCGACAACCGGCTCGTCCACTTCGTGCCGGGCGACCACGACGTCCGTCCAGGCGACATGGTCGAGGTGCGGATCACGTACGCAGCGCCGCACCACCTCGTGAGCGATGACGCGCCACTGAGCTACCGCCGCACGCCGGCCGGCGACGCCTGGGAGTCGCGTCAGGGACGCACCGAGGTTCGCTCGGTCGGCCTCGGCATGCCGTCGCTCGGCGTGCCCGATCCGCTGCCGGTGGTCGAGTCGCCCTGCGCGGTCTGAACGACCGTCGGAGACCGGCCGGACGGTACAGCTTGTCTGCGTCGACGTAGCCGTTTCGACACCCAGGTTCTGTTGCGCAATGAAACTGTCCGTGTGATGTTGAGCGGGTCGTTCCGACACAGGGTCGGTCGATCCCATTGGGGGGAACATGCACAAGAAGATCATCGGGACGTTGGCGGCCACGGCCGTCGCGACCGCGACGCTGAGCGGAGCGGGCATCTCGTCGGCGCAGGCGTCGACCGCGTCCGCCGGCTCGGACGTGTCGGCCGCCAAGTCGTCGATCAGCTGGGGAGCCTGCACCAGCGCACGGCTCCAGAAGGCCGGCGCGCAGTGCGCCAAGGTGTCGGTGCCACTCGACTGGAACAAGCCACGCGGCAAGAAGATCAAGATCGCGATCTCGCGCGTCAAGCACACCGTGAAGTCCAGCAAGTACCAGGGCGTCATGCTCGTCAACCCCGGCGGACCCGGCGGCTCGGGCCTGTCGCTGTCGCTGCTCGGCGGCGCCGTGCCCGACTACAAGGGACGCGTCGTGGGCGGTGCCTACGACTGGATCGGCTTCGACCCGCGTGGCGTCGGCGAGAGCGAGCCGGCCGTCAGCTGCGATCCGAACTGGGCGGGCTACAACCGTCCCAAGTACGACCCCACCAAAGCCGTTCCCTACCGCTCGTACGACAAGAAGGACCCGTGGCCGTCGATCACGAACGCCTACACGCGTGCGTGCAAGGCCAACAACACCTCGGGCATCCTGCGTCACCTGACGACCAAGGACGTCGCGCGTGACCTCAACCTGATCCGCCAGCGCCTCGGTGCCAGCAAGATCAACTACTTCGGCTTCTCGTACGGCACGTACCTCGGTCAGGTGTTCTCGTCGATGTTCCCCGAGCGCGTGCGCCGCATGGTCTTCGACGGGACGGTCGACCCGCGAGGTGTCTGGTACGAGGCCAACCTGAGCCAGGACACCGCGTTCGACCGCAACATCAACATCTGGTTCAAGTGGCTCGCCAAGTACGACAGCACGTACCACCTGGGCAAGAGCACCAAGGCCGTCCGCAACACGTTCTACGCGACCCGCAACGCGCTCTACGCCAACCCCGTCACCGCTCCCGGCGGCGTGCACGGCAGCAGCGACAAGCTCGGCGGCAGTGAGTGGACCGACGCCTTCCTGTACGCGGGCTACTACGAGTCGACGTGGACCGACCTGGCCACGACGTTCTCGAACTACGTCAACAAGGGCGACGTGGCCGGGCTCGAGGCGGCCTACCTCGACGCCTCGGGATTCGGCGACGACAACGGTTACGCGGTCTACCTCGGCGTCCAGTGCACCGACACGTCCTGGCCGTCCAGCTGGAAGACGTGGCGCAACGACAACAACAAGATCGCCAAGAAGTCGCCCTTCCTGACCTGGTCGAACGCCTGGTACAACGAGTCGTGCCGCCACTGGCCGGCCCCGTCGCGCACGCCCAAGAAGATCGACGGCTCGAAGGTCAAGAGCGTCCTGATGCTCAACGAGACCCTCGACGCGGCGACCCCGTACGAAGGCAGTCTGCAGGTGCGCAAGCTGTACCCGAACGCCAGCCTGGTCGCGACGCAGGGTGGCACGACGCACTCCAACTCGCTCAACGGCTACAGCTGCGTCGACGACAAGATCGCCCGCTACCTCTACAACGGCACGCTGCCGTCGCGCAAGAAGGGCAACCGGGCGGACGCCTACTGCAAGGCCATCCCGCAGCCCAGGCCCGAGCCGGCCGGGGCCCAGGCCCAGGCGCAGTCGGCGAAGAAGCTCTCGGTGCTGCAGCAGGTGCGGCTCGAGCAGCAGAAGATCGCCGCCCCGCGCTGACGATCACCGGCTGACCCGCCACAGCACAGGAGCCCCCCGACCAGCCAGGTCGGAGGGCTCCTGCGTTGTGGTGTCAGACCTGCAGGGTCGGATGCAGCCGCGCGAGCGTGACGGTCTGGCGGCGACGGGCCGCGATGACCGTGACACCCAGGGCCAGGGCCGTGAACACCCCCAGCACCACGAAGTCGCGGACGACCCCGTCGGTGCCGCCCGCGAGAGCAGCTCGCAGGCCGTGCACGGTGTACGTCATCGGCAGCAGATCGTGCAGCAGGTTGAAGAACCGCGGCGCCGTCTCGATCGGGTACGTGCCCCCGGCCGAGGTGAGCTGCAGGCTCACGAACACCAGCGCCGCGAAGCGTCCGGCCCCGCCGAACAGGGCGACGAACATCTGGTTGATCGCGGTGAAGACCGCCGCAGTGGCCAGCGCGATGCCGATGAGCAGCAGCTCGTTGGCCGGTCGGACGCCGAGGACGCCCTGCAGCACCGCGAGCAGCAGCACGACCTGGACGACCGACACCGCCAGGCCCGGCGCATACCCGGCGAGCGCCACCCGGATGCTGCCGGTCGTGGACGCGATCGCCCGGGCTGAGATCGGTCGCAACAGCAGGTAGATCGCCATCGCGCCGACCCACAGCGCCAGTGAGATGAAGTACGGCGCGAGCGCGGCACCGTAGTTGTCGACGGGGTTGACCCGGTCGGCGACGTCCTCGATCGGCGTCGCGGCGGTCGTGGCGAGCCGGTCGCGCTCGGCCTTGTCGTAGTCGGGCACCTTGTCGCTGCCGTCGCGCAGGCCGTCGGCCAGCTTGCGTGCCCCCGCCGACAGCTCGCCGGCACCGTCGACGAGCCGGTCGCCGCCGTCTGCCAGCCGCGTGCTGCCGGCGGCCAGCTGATCGGCGCCACCACTCAGCCTGCTGGCACCCGCAGCGGCGGCGTCGGCACCCTTGCGCAGCTGGGACGTGCCGTCGGTCAGCTGCTTGGCGCCGTCGCGGGCCTGGCCGATCGCCCCGACCAGGGCCGGGACGTTGCGGGCCAGCTCGGCGTTGCCGTCGGCCACCTGTCGGGCCCCGTCGGCGAGCTGCCGGGTCTGCTGACTCGCGCCGGTCGCCTGCCCGCGGACGTCGCGCACGAACGTCTTGAGGTCGCCGGCACGGCCGGCCGCGCTCTCGATCGCGGCGCAGTCGAGCCCGGGAGGCGGATCGGTGCGGCAGTCGTCGGCGAGCCCGCGCAGGGTCGTGGCGAGTCGGTCGATGTCGGCATCGGCCCCGTCGGTCGCACCGAGGATGCCGCTCGTCACGCCCTGCACGAGCCGGTCGACCTGGGCCGTGCCGTCAGCGACCTGACGCGATCCGTCGGCGAGGCGTTGCGTGTCGCGGGGGAGCGTCGCCGTGCGCGACTGCAGCTGGCCGAGCCCGTCCGAGAGCGTCCTCGCTCCGCGGTCGACCTCGTCGGCACCGTCCGCGAGTCGCCGGTTGCCGGCGGCAAGATCGTCGGCACCGTCGGCCAACGTGCTGGCACCGTCGGCGAGATCGTCGGCTCCGTTGGCGAGCTTGCGGGCCCCGACGCCGAGCTGGTCGGCACCGTCGGCGAGGTCGGAGGCGCCGCCGGCCGCATCGGTCAGCGAGCCCTTGATGTCGGAGAAGCTGAGGTAGACATTGTCGAGGTAGGTCTCGGTGACCTGCGCGTTCAGCGCGCCCTTGGCGGCGCGCAGGATGGTCTGCGCGATGGTCCCGTTGATGTAGTTGACGGCGTCGTTGGTCTGCAGGTCGAGCCGCCCCTGCACGGCCTGCGCCGGGTCACCGCTGGTCGAGGTCGCTGCGGCCGAGAGGTTCTCGGGGATCGTCAGGACGGCCTTGTAGTCGCCGTCCGCGAGACCGCGCCGGGCGTCTGCCGCATCGGTCAGCACCCAGTCGTAGTTGGTGTCGTCGTCGTTGCTGACCAGGTTGCCGGCCAGCTGCCGGCCGATCGCGACGGGTTGCTTGGCACCGTCGGTGCCCTCGATCTCGACCAGCTGGTCCTCGTTGACGACGGCGGCCTTGACGTGGTCGAGGCGGCCCGTGGGGTCGAGGTTGGCCCAGACGTACATCGCGCCGTAGAACAGCGGCACGAGCATCACGGCGATGACGGCCGCACGGGTCAGCCGGCTGCGGCGGAACCGGGCGAGCTCGAACCAGGGCAGGGTGGGGGACGGGATCATGGCAGCATCAGCTCGTGGAGGGTGCGGTGGGTGTCGAGCTCCAGGTGGTGGAGCCTCGCGGACGGTGGGGGAGCGGCGGACTCCGACGCGACGCTCGCGACGAGCGTGACGTCGCGTCCGTCGAGCAGTGCCGCGAGCGCCGACCACAGCAGGTCGATGTGCTCGGCGGCGCGCAGGTCGTCCGCGTCGTCGACGATGACGATGCGGGGGGCGTCGGTCAGGGCCAGGACGACGCCGAGCAGCTTGCGCTCGAGGCGGCTCAGCGACGACACGAGCGCCGAGCCGTCGACCGGCTCGAACGG is a window encoding:
- a CDS encoding YhgE/Pip domain-containing protein; translated protein: MIPSPTLPWFELARFRRSRLTRAAVIAVMLVPLFYGAMYVWANLDPTGRLDHVKAAVVNEDQLVEIEGTDGAKQPVAIGRQLAGNLVSNDDDTNYDWVLTDAADARRGLADGDYKAVLTIPENLSAAATSTSGDPAQAVQGRLDLQTNDAVNYINGTIAQTILRAAKGALNAQVTETYLDNVYLSFSDIKGSLTDAAGGASDLADGADQLGVGARKLANGADDLADGASTLADGADDLAAGNRRLADGADEVDRGARTLSDGLGQLQSRTATLPRDTQRLADGSRQVADGTAQVDRLVQGVTSGILGATDGADADIDRLATTLRGLADDCRTDPPPGLDCAAIESAAGRAGDLKTFVRDVRGQATGASQQTRQLADGARQVADGNAELARNVPALVGAIGQARDGAKQLTDGTSQLRKGADAAAAGASRLSGGADQLAAGSTRLADGGDRLVDGAGELSAGARKLADGLRDGSDKVPDYDKAERDRLATTAATPIEDVADRVNPVDNYGAALAPYFISLALWVGAMAIYLLLRPISARAIASTTGSIRVALAGYAPGLAVSVVQVVLLLAVLQGVLGVRPANELLLIGIALATAAVFTAINQMFVALFGGAGRFAALVFVSLQLTSAGGTYPIETAPRFFNLLHDLLPMTYTVHGLRAALAGGTDGVVRDFVVLGVFTALALGVTVIAARRRQTVTLARLHPTLQV
- a CDS encoding alpha/beta hydrolase, with amino-acid sequence MHKKIIGTLAATAVATATLSGAGISSAQASTASAGSDVSAAKSSISWGACTSARLQKAGAQCAKVSVPLDWNKPRGKKIKIAISRVKHTVKSSKYQGVMLVNPGGPGGSGLSLSLLGGAVPDYKGRVVGGAYDWIGFDPRGVGESEPAVSCDPNWAGYNRPKYDPTKAVPYRSYDKKDPWPSITNAYTRACKANNTSGILRHLTTKDVARDLNLIRQRLGASKINYFGFSYGTYLGQVFSSMFPERVRRMVFDGTVDPRGVWYEANLSQDTAFDRNINIWFKWLAKYDSTYHLGKSTKAVRNTFYATRNALYANPVTAPGGVHGSSDKLGGSEWTDAFLYAGYYESTWTDLATTFSNYVNKGDVAGLEAAYLDASGFGDDNGYAVYLGVQCTDTSWPSSWKTWRNDNNKIAKKSPFLTWSNAWYNESCRHWPAPSRTPKKIDGSKVKSVLMLNETLDAATPYEGSLQVRKLYPNASLVATQGGTTHSNSLNGYSCVDDKIARYLYNGTLPSRKKGNRADAYCKAIPQPRPEPAGAQAQAQSAKKLSVLQQVRLEQQKIAAPR
- the miaB gene encoding tRNA (N6-isopentenyl adenosine(37)-C2)-methylthiotransferase MiaB; this translates as MTKTYEVRTYGCQMNVHDSERLGGLLETDGYVRADDGVTPDLVVFNTCAVRENADNKLYGNLGHIASVKAKNPGMQIAVGGCLAQKDRDTITKKAPYVDVVFGTHNIGSLPVLLERARIAEESQVEILESLEVFPSTLPTKRDSVFAAWVSISVGCNNTCTFCIVPALRGKEKDRRPGDVLAEIQALVADGVVEVTLLGQNVNAYGVEFGDRQAFAKLLRACGEIEGLERVRFTSPHPKDFTDDVIAAMAETHNVMPQLHMPLQSGSDRVLKAMRRSYRQDKFLGIIDRVREAMPDAAITTDIIVGFPGETEDDFAQTMDVVRKARFTGAFTFQYSKRPGTPAADLPDQLPKDVVQERYMRLTAVVDEVATAEAKKQEGQVVELLVADHEGKKDGAMRRLTGRARDNRLVHFVPGDHDVRPGDMVEVRITYAAPHHLVSDDAPLSYRRTPAGDAWESRQGRTEVRSVGLGMPSLGVPDPLPVVESPCAV